A window of Rubricoccus marinus contains these coding sequences:
- a CDS encoding DNA polymerase I, whose protein sequence is MPEPSLFDDLPEPPATPEASGDTAPAGAPDLFSAPSASATAEPAPEAPSSDDTPPWDEPDADAPDDAPEASGEDDEEGEERETLFLADAMALAYRAFFSMKNASMNAPDGTDTRTLYGFATALLKLLEDHQPEHIAVVFDPLTGGPNFRDELYEDYKAHRPPMPSEIKSCIPLIKDLCRGFDIPVLEVDGMEADDVIGTLCRRAEGEGVDVVIFSADKDFRQLLSDEASGAGPGCVHMLRPPYMGEVFNRETAETFREKYDGLEPVQFIELLALMGDSADNVPGVPGIGEKTAIKLIKQYKTVENLIEHRDEVKGKRANDGLTNHAEDALLSKKLVTIATDLDVTDDFGDPLDWHSLRRTDPDIGALNNLFDHVGFGTRLRNRVKDYAEGRERTRASGGYRKRQSTHLPESDPSLDFDFGPYEPVTAMDSDAVSYATVYEKADLGTAAEEAAGEPLAFDTETTSVDAMEASLVGVSLSSKEKRAVYVPTPLPDGTQTQEALDAIRQRLEDPGVEKVGHNVKYDLLVLGNHGVEVAGPFFDTMVAHYLIEPEASHKLDDVSSFYLNYRPQPITDLIGTGKNALNMRDVPVEDVGPYACEDADITLRLVPLLRQKLIDDKLLAIAEEIEFPLVPVLADIERRGVKVDVKVLDKISVQLEAEMERIEKEVGELAGRVFNIGSPKQIGEILFNDPPTDEERAAAAQWEQDVRDNESGKVEGDPDAKPKTKKQLAEEAPTWGLGLQPLAKTKSGAPSTAENVLSELAQEHTLPALILDWRKVSKLKSTYADRLPELIHPETGRIHTDFNQTVTATGRLSSSNPNLQNIPIRTEMGREIRRAFVAADGCKLLAADYAQIELRIIAHMSQDAGLVEAFSEGRDIHTATAARVFDVDYEDVTRPQRDRVKQVNYGIPYGISAFGLANRMRISNSEAQELIDQYRASYPTVIRFLDGLVDDARARGYAETLLGRRRYLPQLNSRNPNDRAYSERIALNMPIQGTQADMIKRAMVSLHNALPLAGLETRMILQVHDELVFEVPLAEVDAATELIRREMTAAFPLDVPVVVDVGVADNWLDAH, encoded by the coding sequence ATGCCCGAGCCCTCGCTCTTCGACGACCTCCCCGAGCCGCCCGCCACGCCAGAGGCCTCTGGCGACACCGCGCCAGCCGGCGCGCCCGACCTGTTCAGCGCGCCAAGCGCCTCCGCCACAGCGGAGCCCGCGCCAGAGGCGCCCTCCAGCGACGACACGCCGCCCTGGGACGAGCCCGACGCCGACGCACCTGACGACGCGCCAGAGGCCTCTGGCGAAGACGACGAGGAAGGGGAGGAGCGCGAGACGCTGTTCCTCGCCGACGCGATGGCGCTGGCCTACCGCGCCTTCTTCAGCATGAAGAACGCGTCCATGAACGCGCCCGACGGGACCGATACGCGCACGCTCTACGGCTTCGCGACGGCGCTGCTCAAGCTGCTGGAGGACCACCAGCCCGAGCACATCGCCGTCGTGTTCGACCCGCTCACGGGCGGGCCCAACTTCCGCGACGAGCTCTACGAGGACTACAAAGCGCACCGGCCGCCGATGCCGAGCGAGATCAAGTCCTGCATCCCGCTTATCAAGGACCTCTGCCGCGGCTTCGACATCCCCGTTCTGGAAGTGGACGGGATGGAAGCCGACGACGTGATCGGCACGCTCTGCCGCCGCGCCGAGGGCGAGGGCGTGGACGTCGTCATCTTCTCCGCCGACAAGGACTTCCGCCAGCTCCTCTCCGACGAGGCCTCTGGCGCCGGCCCCGGCTGCGTGCACATGCTGCGCCCGCCGTACATGGGCGAGGTGTTCAACCGCGAGACCGCCGAGACCTTCCGCGAGAAGTACGACGGCCTGGAGCCCGTGCAGTTCATCGAGCTCCTCGCGCTCATGGGCGACAGCGCGGACAACGTGCCCGGCGTGCCCGGGATCGGCGAGAAGACCGCCATCAAGCTCATCAAGCAGTACAAGACCGTCGAGAACCTCATCGAGCACCGCGACGAGGTCAAGGGCAAGCGCGCCAACGACGGCCTCACCAACCACGCCGAGGACGCGCTGCTCAGCAAAAAGCTCGTCACTATCGCCACCGACCTCGACGTCACCGACGACTTCGGCGACCCGTTGGACTGGCACTCGCTCCGCCGCACCGACCCCGACATCGGCGCGCTGAACAACCTCTTCGACCACGTCGGCTTCGGCACGCGGCTGCGCAACCGCGTCAAGGACTACGCCGAGGGCCGCGAGCGCACCCGCGCCTCTGGCGGCTACCGCAAGAGGCAGAGCACGCACCTGCCCGAGAGCGACCCGTCGCTGGACTTCGACTTCGGCCCCTACGAGCCCGTCACCGCGATGGACTCCGACGCCGTGAGCTACGCGACGGTCTACGAGAAGGCCGACCTCGGCACCGCCGCTGAGGAGGCCGCGGGCGAGCCTCTGGCGTTCGACACCGAGACCACGAGCGTGGACGCGATGGAGGCCTCGCTTGTCGGCGTGTCGCTTTCGTCCAAGGAAAAACGCGCCGTCTACGTCCCCACGCCGCTGCCTGACGGGACGCAGACGCAAGAGGCCCTGGACGCGATTCGCCAGAGGCTGGAGGACCCCGGCGTCGAGAAGGTCGGCCACAACGTGAAGTACGACCTGCTCGTCCTGGGCAACCACGGCGTCGAGGTGGCCGGGCCGTTTTTCGACACGATGGTGGCGCACTACCTCATCGAGCCCGAGGCCAGCCACAAGCTGGACGACGTCTCTAGCTTCTACCTCAACTACCGCCCGCAGCCCATCACGGACCTGATCGGCACGGGCAAGAACGCGCTCAACATGCGCGACGTGCCGGTGGAGGACGTGGGCCCCTACGCCTGCGAGGACGCCGACATCACGCTCCGCCTCGTCCCGCTCCTGCGCCAGAAGCTCATCGACGATAAGCTCCTCGCCATCGCGGAGGAGATCGAGTTTCCCCTCGTGCCGGTCTTGGCCGACATCGAGCGGCGCGGCGTCAAGGTGGACGTAAAGGTCCTGGACAAGATCAGCGTCCAACTCGAAGCCGAGATGGAGCGGATCGAGAAGGAGGTCGGCGAGCTCGCGGGCCGCGTCTTCAACATCGGCTCGCCCAAGCAGATCGGCGAGATCCTGTTCAACGACCCGCCCACGGACGAGGAGCGCGCGGCGGCCGCGCAGTGGGAGCAAGACGTGCGCGACAACGAGTCGGGCAAAGTTGAGGGCGACCCCGATGCGAAGCCCAAGACCAAAAAGCAACTCGCCGAAGAGGCGCCGACGTGGGGCCTCGGGCTCCAGCCTCTGGCGAAGACCAAGAGCGGCGCGCCCAGCACGGCCGAGAACGTGCTCAGCGAGCTCGCCCAGGAGCACACCCTGCCCGCGCTCATCCTGGACTGGCGCAAAGTGTCCAAGCTCAAGAGCACCTACGCCGACCGCCTGCCCGAGCTCATCCACCCCGAGACGGGCCGCATCCACACCGACTTTAACCAGACGGTCACGGCCACAGGCCGCCTCTCGTCCTCCAACCCCAACCTCCAGAACATCCCCATCCGGACCGAGATGGGCCGCGAGATCCGCCGCGCGTTCGTCGCAGCGGATGGGTGCAAGCTGTTGGCGGCGGACTACGCGCAGATCGAGCTCCGCATCATCGCGCACATGAGCCAGGACGCGGGGCTCGTGGAGGCGTTCAGCGAAGGGCGCGACATCCACACCGCGACCGCCGCCCGCGTGTTCGACGTGGACTACGAGGACGTCACGCGCCCGCAGCGCGACCGGGTCAAGCAGGTCAACTACGGCATCCCGTACGGCATCAGCGCCTTCGGGCTCGCCAACCGGATGCGGATCTCCAACTCCGAGGCGCAGGAGCTCATCGACCAGTACCGCGCCAGCTACCCGACCGTGATCCGGTTCCTGGACGGGCTCGTGGACGACGCCCGCGCCAGAGGCTACGCGGAGACGCTGCTCGGCCGCCGCCGCTACCTCCCGCAGCTCAACTCCCGCAACCCTAACGACCGGGCCTACTCGGAGCGCATCGCGCTCAACATGCCCATCCAGGGCACGCAGGCGGACATGATCAAGCGCGCGATGGTCTCGCTGCACAACGCGCTGCCTCTTGCGGGGTTGGAGACGCGCATGATCCTCCAGGTCCACGACGAGCTCGTCTTCGAGGTGCCTCTGGCGGAGGTGGACGCCGCGACGGAGTTGATCCGGCGCGAGATGACCGCCGCCTTCCCGCTCGACGTGCCGGTCGTGGTAGACGTGGGCGTGGCCGACAACTGGCTGGACGCGCACTGA
- a CDS encoding TrmH family RNA methyltransferase, whose product MPLPTRYLCVTRQRLKDLASLSSRKGRRQNGAFLVEGVRSVESAEAAGAPLAEVLVAHEAAETDRISLLISRLDARGVPVHRVAAKDMARVGDARTSQGVVGVARSIVAPLAPPDRRPGEAPAASRVLVLDGVQDPGNVGALVRTAAWFGVDAVLADANSADFEGPKAVRAAMGGLWDVRLSRVDDLGAALDALRARGLALWGAHAAPGSSVPLAEWAPRAPSALVMGSEGHGLSEASRQRLTGGVWIPGGGGEGAESLNVSVAAGILMHAWVQG is encoded by the coding sequence TTGCCGCTCCCCACCCGGTACCTCTGCGTGACCCGCCAGCGGCTTAAAGACCTCGCTTCTCTCTCGTCCCGCAAGGGGCGTCGTCAGAACGGCGCGTTCCTGGTGGAGGGCGTCCGCTCGGTCGAGTCCGCCGAAGCCGCTGGGGCGCCTCTTGCGGAGGTGCTCGTGGCGCACGAGGCCGCGGAGACCGACCGCATCAGTCTGCTCATTTCGCGCCTGGACGCCAGAGGCGTGCCCGTCCACCGCGTGGCGGCGAAAGACATGGCGCGCGTGGGCGACGCGCGGACCTCGCAGGGCGTCGTGGGCGTGGCGCGGTCCATCGTCGCGCCTCTGGCGCCACCGGATCGGCGCCCAGGGGAGGCGCCGGCGGCCTCACGGGTTTTGGTCTTGGACGGCGTGCAGGACCCCGGCAACGTGGGCGCGCTGGTGCGAACGGCCGCGTGGTTCGGCGTGGATGCCGTCCTGGCCGACGCCAACAGCGCCGACTTCGAAGGCCCCAAGGCCGTCCGCGCCGCGATGGGCGGTTTGTGGGACGTGCGCCTCTCGCGCGTGGACGATCTCGGCGCGGCGCTCGACGCGCTCCGCGCCAGAGGCCTCGCGCTCTGGGGCGCGCACGCCGCGCCCGGCTCCAGCGTGCCTCTGGCGGAGTGGGCGCCGCGCGCCCCCTCTGCGCTGGTCATGGGCAGCGAGGGGCACGGGCTCTCCGAGGCCTCGCGCCAGAGGCTGACGGGCGGCGTGTGGATCCCCGGCGGCGGAGGAGAAGGCGCCGAGTCGCTCAACGTGTCGGTCGCAGCCGGCATCCTGATGCACGCGTGGGTGCAGGGATAG
- a CDS encoding HAD family hydrolase: protein MVLLFDIDGTLLQSHGVGRRAVEHSLQAHFGRPFDTQSVPFSGKTDPQIFREILSDPDIAGDLDLDLDVAVRQACEAYARRMHATWDEATVDALPGAVELVEQLGARGEPLGLLTGNLEPMAHLKVGRIGLGEAFAFGAYGSDREARNELPLVALERARGLFERPLAAEDLVLIGDTPRDVEAAQAVGAKSVAVATGRYDMDALNQTGATVVLETLEAFSLDALA, encoded by the coding sequence ATGGTCCTCCTCTTCGACATCGACGGCACGCTCCTTCAGTCCCACGGCGTCGGCCGCCGCGCCGTGGAGCACTCGCTGCAGGCGCACTTCGGGCGCCCGTTCGACACGCAGTCGGTCCCGTTCTCGGGCAAGACGGACCCCCAGATCTTCCGCGAGATCCTCTCGGACCCCGACATCGCCGGCGATCTGGACCTCGACCTTGACGTGGCGGTCCGCCAGGCCTGCGAGGCGTACGCCCGCCGGATGCACGCGACCTGGGACGAGGCGACCGTCGACGCGCTCCCGGGTGCGGTCGAACTCGTGGAGCAGCTCGGCGCCAGAGGCGAGCCGCTGGGGCTTCTCACCGGCAACCTGGAGCCCATGGCGCATCTCAAAGTCGGCCGCATCGGGCTCGGCGAGGCCTTCGCGTTCGGCGCCTACGGCTCGGACCGCGAGGCGCGCAACGAGCTCCCCCTCGTGGCGCTGGAGCGCGCCAGAGGCCTGTTTGAGCGTCCTCTGGCGGCGGAGGACCTCGTCCTCATCGGCGACACCCCGCGCGACGTGGAGGCGGCGCAGGCGGTCGGCGCAAAAAGCGTGGCGGTCGCGACGGGCCGCTACGACATGGACGCGCTCAACCAGACCGGCGCGACGGTCGTGCTCGAAACGCTGGAAGCGTTCAGCCTCGACGCGCTGGCGTAG
- a CDS encoding Glu/Leu/Phe/Val family dehydrogenase: MATPFKRDVTTPALYQEPTPHVDKDNPFQDMMERFDYAAELLELDNGLYKYLRSSSRIHITSVPVVMDSGDLEVFQGYRVIHNEVLGPSKGGIRFAPDVHLDEVKALAAWMTWKCAIVGVPFGGAKGGITCDPSTMSPGEIERLTRRYTANLLDVFGPDKDIPAPDMNTNEQVMAWLLDTYSMHVRRTEPAVVTGKPISIGGSQGRREATGRGVMTSTLSAMEKLGLRPGQCTVAVQGFGNVGSIAAQLLREQGCTIVAVSDVSGGYYNANGIDIDAAIAYSEAHGRSLAGFDGAETITNEELLALDVDVLAPCARENQITSKNAADVQAKIIVEGANGPTTANADEILSDKGILVVPDILANAGGVTVSYFEWVQDRQGYFWSLDRVNRRLDRMMRSGFDAVYAETTKYDVPMRIGAYVMAIEKVANALRLRGIYA; encoded by the coding sequence ATGGCTACCCCCTTCAAGCGCGACGTCACGACCCCCGCTCTCTACCAGGAGCCCACGCCCCACGTCGACAAAGACAACCCGTTCCAGGACATGATGGAGCGGTTCGACTACGCAGCCGAACTGCTCGAACTGGACAACGGACTCTACAAGTACCTCCGCTCCTCGTCGCGCATCCACATCACGAGCGTGCCCGTGGTGATGGACAGCGGCGACCTGGAGGTTTTCCAGGGCTACCGCGTGATCCACAACGAGGTCCTCGGGCCCTCGAAGGGCGGCATCCGCTTCGCGCCCGACGTGCACCTCGACGAGGTGAAGGCGCTGGCGGCGTGGATGACGTGGAAGTGCGCCATCGTGGGCGTCCCGTTCGGCGGCGCCAAGGGCGGCATCACGTGTGACCCGTCCACGATGAGCCCCGGCGAGATCGAGCGGCTCACGCGGCGCTACACCGCCAACCTCCTCGACGTGTTCGGCCCGGACAAGGACATCCCGGCGCCGGACATGAACACGAACGAGCAGGTCATGGCGTGGCTCTTGGACACGTACTCCATGCACGTGCGCCGGACCGAGCCCGCCGTCGTCACCGGCAAGCCGATCTCGATCGGTGGCTCTCAGGGCCGCCGCGAGGCCACGGGCCGCGGCGTGATGACCTCCACGCTCAGCGCGATGGAGAAGCTGGGCCTCCGCCCCGGCCAGTGCACGGTCGCCGTGCAGGGCTTCGGCAACGTGGGCTCCATCGCGGCGCAGCTGCTCCGTGAGCAGGGCTGCACCATCGTCGCGGTCAGCGACGTGAGCGGCGGCTATTACAACGCCAACGGCATCGACATCGACGCCGCCATCGCGTACTCCGAGGCGCACGGGCGCTCGCTCGCCGGCTTCGACGGCGCGGAGACGATCACGAACGAGGAGCTTCTGGCGCTCGACGTGGACGTGCTCGCGCCGTGCGCGCGTGAGAACCAGATCACGAGCAAGAACGCCGCCGACGTGCAGGCCAAGATCATCGTCGAGGGCGCCAACGGCCCCACGACGGCGAACGCGGACGAGATCCTGAGCGACAAGGGCATCCTCGTGGTCCCGGACATCCTCGCGAACGCGGGCGGCGTGACCGTCTCCTACTTCGAGTGGGTGCAGGACCGCCAGGGCTACTTCTGGAGCCTGGACCGCGTCAACCGCCGCCTGGACCGCATGATGCGCTCCGGCTTCGACGCCGTCTACGCCGAGACCACGAAGTACGACGTGCCGATGCGCATCGGCGCCTACGTGATGGCGATCGAGAAGGTGGCCAACGCGCTCCGCCTCCGCGGCATTTACGCGTAA
- a CDS encoding NAD(P)H-dependent glycerol-3-phosphate dehydrogenase produces MDIETAHTAVFGAGSWGTALAYSLAKAGHPVTLWARREDAAREIAATRRNAAYLPNAELPASLRVTSDLHEAASGASVWLFAVPSQSLRSVATQLADRATEPEAIVSVAKGIENGTLLTTSGVLREALPLAPEARVGVLYGPSHAEEVALGQPTSVVVSIPDLAIAEQVQALFMTPSLRVYTNTDLVGVEIAGSVKNVMALAAGMGDGMGLGDNAKAALVTRGLAEITSLGLAMGAAAHTFAGLAGLGDLVVTCFSKHSRNRGFGEMIGGGKSLEEAADAMTMVVEGMKTTASVRELASRYGIEMPITEAVARVIDGESAPYDEVCSLMTRDPKHEAAHLDGSAFA; encoded by the coding sequence ATGGACATCGAAACCGCCCATACCGCCGTCTTCGGCGCTGGAAGCTGGGGCACGGCCCTCGCCTACAGCCTCGCGAAAGCCGGCCACCCGGTCACCCTCTGGGCCCGCCGCGAAGACGCCGCGCGCGAGATCGCGGCCACGCGCCGCAACGCCGCCTACCTCCCCAACGCCGAGCTTCCGGCAAGCCTCCGCGTCACGTCGGACCTCCACGAAGCCGCCTCTGGCGCAAGCGTGTGGCTGTTCGCCGTACCCAGCCAGTCGCTCCGCAGCGTTGCCACGCAACTCGCGGACCGGGCGACCGAGCCCGAGGCCATCGTCTCGGTCGCCAAGGGGATCGAGAACGGGACGCTGCTGACGACGAGCGGCGTGCTCCGCGAGGCGCTGCCTCTGGCGCCAGAGGCCCGCGTGGGCGTGCTCTACGGGCCGAGCCACGCCGAGGAGGTCGCTCTGGGGCAGCCGACGAGCGTGGTGGTGAGCATCCCGGACCTCGCCATCGCGGAGCAGGTGCAGGCGCTGTTCATGACGCCCTCGCTGCGCGTCTACACCAACACGGACCTGGTCGGCGTCGAAATCGCGGGCTCGGTCAAGAACGTGATGGCGCTCGCCGCCGGCATGGGCGACGGGATGGGGCTGGGCGACAACGCCAAGGCCGCGCTCGTGACGCGCGGGCTGGCCGAGATCACGAGCCTCGGCCTCGCGATGGGCGCCGCGGCGCACACGTTCGCGGGCCTCGCGGGGCTCGGGGACCTGGTGGTGACGTGCTTCTCGAAGCACAGCCGCAACCGCGGCTTCGGCGAGATGATTGGCGGCGGGAAGTCGCTGGAGGAAGCCGCCGACGCGATGACGATGGTCGTCGAGGGCATGAAGACCACCGCGTCCGTCCGCGAACTCGCCTCCCGCTACGGCATCGAGATGCCCATCACCGAGGCCGTCGCGCGCGTCATCGACGGCGAGAGCGCGCCGTACGACGAGGTCTGCTCGCTGATGACGCGCGATCCCAAGCACGAGGCCGCGCACCTCGACGGCTCCGCCTTCGCCTGA
- a CDS encoding Ig-like domain-containing protein encodes MYPHALVLALRLLAFLLALAAAGCATPVPPTGGPADTTPPALVSSSPEAGAVRVASGEIVLTFSERLDAAGARAVQVTPEAETPPEVEIRGREVRITLDSLREATTYVVTVTTDLRDARRVALRAPITLAFATGDELDRAQISGRVLLPQDGTPASGVAVWAYAADSSGALPDPSQRPPDYQTETGADGAFSLEYLRRGTFFVAAVQDANRNRRADPGEAFALPARPLATADTTEAAPLALYLASADSLAPEPQRARGLSDQRLAVRFSELVRLGSASPEAWALADSASGARVPIRAVYVDPISPQEVRLVASRPLANVPHQIAQVAQGVVTDSTGNGTAAFSLTFTPPARPDTVTARFAGFVPSPEAPTDSVVTLRPGVLPGVRFTAPPDSAALDAVSVTGASTDEPLAWETSDGLTFRFLVSQEATAFTLRAGDSTQTQRYRRLAPSETGALVGSIVDASGGSIRGASGETVLIEALPASGEPYRTTADASGRFAFPALPPGEFRVRFVVDRDGDGAWTGGRLAPYAAPETLAFASGTQTIRARFETDMGEIDLGALALPEARSARPVRRGPPSGPPPPGQ; translated from the coding sequence TTGTATCCACACGCTCTGGTCCTCGCTCTGCGCCTCCTCGCCTTCCTGCTCGCCCTCGCCGCCGCCGGCTGCGCCACGCCCGTCCCCCCCACCGGTGGACCGGCCGACACGACGCCGCCCGCGCTCGTTTCCAGCTCGCCAGAGGCCGGAGCCGTGCGCGTGGCCTCTGGCGAGATCGTGCTCACGTTCTCCGAGCGGCTGGACGCGGCGGGTGCGCGCGCCGTCCAGGTGACGCCAGAGGCCGAGACGCCGCCCGAGGTGGAGATCCGCGGCCGCGAGGTCCGCATCACGCTGGACTCCCTGCGCGAGGCGACCACCTACGTCGTGACGGTCACGACCGACCTCCGCGACGCGCGGCGCGTGGCACTCCGGGCGCCGATCACGCTCGCCTTCGCAACGGGCGACGAGTTGGACCGCGCGCAGATCTCCGGCCGCGTGCTGCTGCCCCAGGACGGCACGCCGGCCTCTGGCGTCGCCGTGTGGGCCTACGCCGCGGACTCCTCCGGCGCGCTCCCCGATCCCAGCCAGAGGCCCCCGGACTACCAGACCGAGACCGGCGCCGACGGCGCGTTCTCGTTGGAATACCTCCGCCGCGGGACGTTCTTCGTGGCCGCCGTGCAAGACGCCAACCGCAACCGCCGCGCCGACCCCGGCGAAGCCTTCGCGCTCCCCGCCCGGCCTCTGGCGACGGCGGACACGACCGAAGCCGCGCCGCTGGCGCTGTACCTCGCGAGCGCAGACAGCCTCGCGCCCGAGCCGCAACGCGCCCGAGGCTTGAGCGACCAGCGCCTCGCCGTTCGCTTCTCCGAACTCGTGCGGCTGGGCTCCGCTTCGCCAGAGGCGTGGGCGTTGGCGGACTCCGCTTCTGGCGCGCGCGTGCCGATCCGCGCCGTCTACGTGGACCCGATCAGCCCGCAAGAGGTGCGCCTGGTCGCCTCGCGGCCTCTGGCGAACGTGCCGCACCAGATCGCGCAGGTCGCGCAAGGCGTTGTGACCGACTCCACCGGCAACGGGACGGCGGCGTTCAGCCTCACGTTCACGCCGCCCGCGCGGCCCGATACGGTCACGGCGCGCTTCGCCGGCTTCGTGCCCTCGCCAGAGGCGCCGACAGACTCCGTTGTTACGCTCCGGCCAGGCGTGCTACCCGGCGTCCGCTTTACCGCACCGCCAGACTCGGCCGCGCTCGACGCCGTCTCCGTCACCGGCGCGTCCACCGACGAGCCTCTGGCGTGGGAGACATCGGACGGGCTCACCTTCCGCTTTCTCGTCTCGCAAGAGGCCACGGCCTTTACGCTCCGCGCCGGCGACTCCACCCAGACGCAGCGATACCGGCGCCTGGCACCCAGCGAAACGGGCGCACTTGTTGGGAGCATCGTAGACGCATCGGGCGGCTCCATCCGCGGAGCCTCTGGCGAGACCGTCCTCATCGAAGCGCTCCCCGCTTCGGGTGAGCCGTACCGCACCACAGCCGACGCCAGCGGCCGGTTCGCCTTCCCGGCGCTTCCCCCGGGTGAGTTCCGCGTTCGGTTCGTCGTCGACCGTGACGGCGACGGCGCGTGGACGGGCGGGCGCCTCGCGCCCTACGCGGCTCCGGAGACTCTGGCGTTCGCCTCGGGCACGCAGACCATCCGCGCTCGCTTCGAGACGGACATGGGCGAGATCGACCTCGGCGCGCTCGCGCTGCCAGAGGCCAGGTCTGCTCGTCCGGTGCGCCGCGGCCCTCCCTCCGGGCCGCCTCCGCCGGGACAGTAG
- the purM gene encoding phosphoribosylformylglycinamidine cyclo-ligase, with translation MATYKEAGVDIDAGEEAVRRIKGPVRETFTPGVLTEIGSFGGLFHLAASGAMRDPVLVSSIDGVGTKLKVATRVGKHDTIGEDLVNHCVNDIAVSGARPLFFLDYFATGSLRPDVFEAVVLGFAKACKANGCALIGGETAEMPDLYKTGDYDLAGCVIGIVERDSIVDGRDIEEGDVLLGVPSSGLHTNGYSLARKVLFDRYVAADTPEALGGASVGEALLRVHRSYLDSIQALIAEDLATGFSHVTGGGIEGNTRRVLPDGLDIAVDYSAWKRPGLFRLIQEVGEVPEEDMRRTFNLGVGLVAIVPAAKKARAKTVLGALGEPAFEIGRVVKADAA, from the coding sequence ATGGCGACGTACAAGGAAGCAGGAGTCGACATTGACGCAGGCGAAGAGGCCGTGCGCCGCATCAAAGGCCCCGTACGGGAGACGTTCACGCCCGGCGTGCTGACCGAGATCGGCAGCTTTGGTGGGCTGTTCCACCTCGCGGCCTCTGGCGCCATGCGCGATCCCGTGCTGGTGAGCAGCATCGACGGCGTGGGGACCAAGCTCAAGGTGGCCACGCGCGTCGGCAAGCACGACACGATCGGCGAGGACCTCGTCAACCACTGCGTCAACGACATCGCCGTAAGCGGCGCGCGCCCGCTGTTCTTCCTGGACTACTTCGCCACGGGCAGCCTGCGCCCCGACGTGTTCGAGGCCGTCGTGCTGGGCTTCGCGAAGGCGTGCAAAGCCAACGGCTGCGCGCTGATCGGCGGCGAGACCGCCGAGATGCCGGACCTCTACAAAACGGGCGACTACGACCTCGCAGGCTGCGTGATCGGCATCGTGGAGCGGGATTCCATCGTGGACGGCCGCGACATCGAGGAGGGCGACGTGCTTCTCGGCGTGCCCTCTTCCGGCCTGCACACCAACGGCTACAGCCTCGCGCGGAAGGTCCTCTTCGACCGCTACGTGGCCGCGGACACGCCAGAGGCGCTCGGCGGCGCGTCCGTCGGGGAGGCGCTTCTCCGCGTCCACCGCTCCTACCTCGACAGCATCCAGGCGCTGATCGCGGAGGACCTCGCGACGGGCTTCTCGCACGTGACCGGCGGCGGCATTGAGGGCAACACGCGCCGGGTGCTTCCGGATGGGCTGGACATCGCGGTGGACTACAGCGCGTGGAAACGGCCGGGCCTGTTCCGCCTGATCCAGGAAGTGGGCGAGGTGCCGGAGGAGGACATGCGGCGCACGTTCAACCTCGGCGTGGGGCTCGTCGCCATCGTGCCGGCGGCCAAAAAGGCCCGCGCGAAGACGGTTCTGGGCGCGCTCGGCGAGCCCGCCTTCGAGATCGGCCGCGTGGTCAAGGCGGACGCAGCGTAG
- a CDS encoding enoyl-CoA hydratase/isomerase family protein — MLTAVSEGSVLTLTMDRPEVRNALNADLVAALRQRLDEASGDASVRVIVLTGSGSAFSAGADLAALQGLQTASAEANLADSEHLAGLFDAIVQHPKPIVAKVGGHAIAGGCGLAAACDFSLVASGSKLGFTEVRIGFVPAIVAVIARRKLGDAALRDLMLTGRLITAQEAEACGLITRAVAPEDLDAETDALCRSLAAETSGTAVALTKRLLADVHGMGWAEGVSYATRLNALARSTDDCKAGVAAFLGKTAPPWKAEAEG; from the coding sequence ATGCTCACCGCTGTTTCTGAAGGGTCCGTCCTCACCCTCACGATGGACCGCCCCGAGGTCCGCAACGCGCTCAACGCCGACCTCGTGGCCGCGCTCCGCCAGAGGCTGGACGAGGCCTCTGGCGACGCGTCCGTCCGCGTGATCGTGCTGACCGGGAGCGGCTCGGCGTTCTCTGCCGGTGCCGATCTCGCCGCGCTTCAGGGCCTTCAGACCGCCAGCGCCGAGGCCAACCTCGCCGACTCCGAGCACCTCGCGGGTTTGTTCGACGCCATCGTGCAGCACCCGAAGCCCATCGTGGCCAAGGTGGGCGGCCACGCCATCGCGGGCGGCTGCGGGCTCGCCGCCGCGTGCGACTTCTCGCTCGTGGCCTCTGGCTCCAAGCTGGGGTTCACCGAGGTCCGCATCGGCTTCGTGCCCGCCATCGTGGCCGTCATCGCGCGCCGCAAGCTCGGCGACGCCGCCCTGCGCGATCTCATGCTCACCGGCCGCCTCATCACGGCGCAAGAGGCCGAGGCCTGTGGCCTGATCACGCGCGCGGTCGCGCCAGAGGACCTCGACGCCGAGACCGACGCGCTGTGCCGCTCGCTCGCGGCGGAGACGAGCGGGACGGCGGTGGCACTCACCAAGCGGCTCCTCGCGGACGTGCACGGCATGGGCTGGGCCGAGGGCGTGAGCTACGCCACGCGCCTCAACGCGCTCGCCCGCAGCACCGACGACTGCAAGGCGGGCGTCGCGGCGTTCCTGGGCAAGACCGCGCCGCCATGGAAGGCGGAGGCAGAGGGATAA